One Gossypium raimondii isolate GPD5lz chromosome 3, ASM2569854v1, whole genome shotgun sequence genomic window carries:
- the LOC105794800 gene encoding NAC domain-containing protein 83 codes for MMEKLNFVKNGVLRLPPGFRFHPTDEELVVQYLRRKVLSWPLPASIIPEVDVCKADPWDLPGDLEQERYFFSTREAKYPNGNRSNRATLSGYWKATGIDKQIVSCSGNQVVGMKKTLVFYRGKPPQGTRTDWIMHEYRLVTADTCNAPHKKNQTQNHLVAVENWVLCRIFLKKRSGATKREDDGLQCCNKKGVGKARRKSPVFYEFLSKERTDLKLAPASSSSCSSGITQVSNDNADDHEESSSCNSFPYFRRKP; via the exons ATGATGGAGAAGCTTAATTTTGTAAAGAACGGTGTGCTTAGATTGCCTCCTGGGTTCCGCTTCCATCCTACTGATGAAGAGTTAGTGGTTCAGTACTTGAGAAGAAAGGTGCTTTCTTGGCCCTTACCTGCCTCTATCATACCCGAAGTTGATGTTTGCAAAGCCGATCCTTGGGACTTGCCAG GTGATTTGGAACAAGAGAGGTACTTCTTTAGTACAAGAGAAGCCAAGTATCCCAATGGGAACAGATCCAACAGAGCCACACTTTCAGGATATTGGAAAGCCACAGGAATTGACAAACAAATTGTAAGTTGTAGTGGCAACCAAGTAGTGGGTATGAAGAAAACTCTGGTTTTTTATAGAGGAAAGCCCCCACAGGGAACTAGGACCGACTGGATCATGCATGAATATCGCCTTGTTACCGCTGACACCTGCAATGCCCCACATAAGAAGAACCAAACTCAG AACCATTTGGTGGCAGTGGAAAATTGGGTGTTGTGCCGCatatttttgaagaaaagaagTGGTGCTACTAAAAGAGAGGATGACGGCCTGCAATGTTGCAACAAGAAGGGAGTTGGTAAAGCAAGGAGAAAGAGCCCTGTTTTCTATGAATTCCTGAGCAAGGAGAGGACAGACCTAAAGCTTGCCCCAGCATCCTCCTCATCTTGCTCCAGTGGGATCACACAGGTGTCAAATGATAACGCGGATGACCATGAAGAAAGCAGTAGTTGCAATAgttttccttattttagaagaaaaccTTAA